In Bythopirellula goksoeyrii, a single window of DNA contains:
- a CDS encoding efflux RND transporter periplasmic adaptor subunit — protein MSEANNELPTIPEEHTPQTVPNAVEAQATGLQSESQYSWIKLLVQPLLLLGAGAILIIGLGVAQKLGWVSSGGGGATHVAATEASNTRYICPMMCTPPQAEPGRCPVCAMELVPAASGNGPSDSRSVQLDPVARRIANIRTAATKRMSLERTIRAIGELSYDEGSLKTLSAYVDGRLEKLYADYTGVVVEKGDHLALVYSPKLFSAQVEYLLSKKAHGNSQSSSLQRVVESSSNLYKSAKQRLIELGMTEPQIAQLEEQGEANSRMHLCAPISGTVIEKLAVEGQYVKEGQVIYQLADLSTVWLMLELFPEDAATIHYGQKVEAEVQSLPGKTISGRVAFIDPTVDPMKRTVGVRVAVPNPNGLLRVGDYAKATIRAPLAVAERDSWQIYDPELAGQWISPRHPQIVRSSPGQCPVCGIDLVPAADFGFTDKPVAMDQCLVIPRSAVLMNGGHSVVYVETEPGRFEIRHVTVGMVNADQVGVLDGLEEGDLVATSGNFLIDSQMQLAGNPSLIDPTKGMHGVVDTESAEIESALAMLSAADRKLAEEQSVCPVTMYPLGSMGVPPKVEVEGRTVFLCCEGCREVLMEESTKYLAMLSKGVVSNSSGEGESDLPEIGAMEIIISEPSSESSVEKTELEVVR, from the coding sequence TCCAACAATTCCAGAAGAACATACGCCTCAAACAGTCCCGAATGCTGTCGAGGCGCAAGCAACTGGATTACAATCTGAGTCCCAGTACTCATGGATCAAACTATTGGTCCAGCCACTGCTCTTGTTGGGCGCTGGCGCAATATTGATCATTGGTCTCGGCGTAGCTCAAAAGTTGGGCTGGGTATCTTCTGGTGGGGGTGGAGCGACACACGTCGCAGCGACTGAAGCCTCGAATACTCGCTATATCTGTCCGATGATGTGTACTCCTCCGCAGGCCGAGCCAGGGCGCTGCCCAGTCTGTGCGATGGAGTTGGTGCCGGCTGCTTCGGGGAATGGACCAAGCGACTCACGATCCGTGCAGCTTGACCCGGTAGCCCGCAGGATAGCAAACATTCGCACGGCTGCCACCAAAAGGATGTCACTGGAAAGAACGATTCGCGCTATCGGTGAACTGAGCTATGACGAGGGTTCGCTCAAGACACTCTCCGCTTACGTCGACGGACGGCTAGAAAAACTCTACGCCGATTACACCGGAGTCGTTGTCGAGAAAGGTGACCACCTCGCATTGGTTTACTCACCTAAGCTCTTCTCCGCCCAGGTGGAGTACCTGCTGTCGAAGAAAGCCCACGGAAATAGCCAATCATCGTCGCTGCAGCGTGTAGTGGAGAGTAGCTCTAATCTCTACAAGAGTGCTAAACAGCGACTAATCGAGCTGGGCATGACTGAGCCTCAGATTGCACAATTAGAGGAGCAAGGAGAAGCGAATAGTCGTATGCACCTTTGTGCTCCGATCAGTGGGACAGTGATCGAGAAACTTGCCGTGGAGGGACAATACGTGAAAGAGGGCCAAGTGATATATCAACTGGCCGACCTTTCGACAGTGTGGTTGATGCTGGAGCTATTTCCAGAGGATGCAGCAACAATTCACTACGGTCAGAAGGTGGAAGCCGAGGTGCAATCGTTACCAGGCAAGACTATTTCTGGTCGAGTCGCCTTCATCGACCCGACTGTGGATCCGATGAAAAGAACGGTGGGCGTCCGTGTTGCGGTACCGAATCCCAATGGCTTATTGCGTGTCGGCGATTACGCGAAGGCCACAATCCGTGCGCCCTTGGCAGTTGCCGAGCGAGATTCGTGGCAAATCTATGATCCGGAACTGGCGGGACAATGGATAAGTCCGCGTCATCCCCAGATCGTGCGCTCATCACCGGGACAATGTCCGGTCTGCGGAATAGACCTAGTGCCTGCTGCTGACTTCGGATTTACCGACAAGCCCGTTGCCATGGATCAATGCCTAGTGATTCCAAGAAGCGCTGTTTTGATGAACGGCGGTCATAGTGTCGTCTATGTAGAAACCGAACCCGGAAGATTCGAGATTCGTCACGTAACCGTCGGCATGGTGAACGCGGATCAAGTGGGAGTCCTCGATGGACTGGAAGAGGGAGATCTAGTTGCCACCTCAGGGAACTTTCTGATTGACTCGCAAATGCAATTGGCGGGCAACCCGTCTTTGATTGATCCAACGAAGGGAATGCACGGAGTCGTGGATACCGAGTCCGCTGAGATCGAGTCCGCACTAGCTATGCTAAGTGCTGCTGACCGAAAACTTGCCGAGGAACAAAGCGTTTGCCCTGTAACCATGTACCCCCTGGGGTCGATGGGAGTTCCGCCCAAAGTTGAAGTTGAGGGTCGGACAGTTTTCCTCTGTTGTGAAGGGTGCCGCGAAGTTCTCATGGAAGAATCAACCAAGTATCTAGCCATGCTATCGAAAGGAGTGGTGTCAAACTCCAGTGGAGAAGGAGAAAGCGATCTGCCGGAAATTGGTGCGATGGAAATTATCATCTCTGAACCATCTTCGGAATCGTCTGTCGAGAAAACCGAACTGGAGGTTGTACGATGA